In Neorhizobium galegae, the following proteins share a genomic window:
- a CDS encoding N-acetylglucosamine kinase, which produces MTAGTERFFLGVDGGGTGCRARIEDGSGAVLGQGLSGPATTRLGIEQAWASISRAFNAAFEEAGFGPDKLARTHVGVGLAGTGRKGSVEALKAIPHPFASIDFVSDGMGACLGAHSGRDGAIVIAGTGSIGLGFVEGRSLRVGGYGFPISDEGSGADLGLKAVQLALRAHDGRIEKTALLIEVMQRFQNDPFEAIAWMDRSSATDYASLAPMVIRHADQGDSAGRRIVQSAAEQIDTLVRTLFDQGAPRVTLLGGLSSPLEAWLAPDVRRRLKPADGDAVSGAIILARQAVKVP; this is translated from the coding sequence ATGACGGCGGGGACCGAACGCTTTTTCCTGGGCGTTGATGGCGGCGGCACCGGCTGCCGCGCCCGTATCGAGGACGGCTCCGGCGCCGTGCTCGGACAGGGTCTTTCCGGCCCCGCAACGACGCGGCTCGGCATCGAACAGGCCTGGGCCTCGATCTCGCGCGCCTTCAATGCCGCCTTCGAAGAAGCCGGGTTCGGACCTGACAAACTGGCCCGCACCCATGTGGGCGTCGGCCTAGCGGGTACCGGCCGCAAGGGTTCCGTCGAAGCCTTGAAGGCGATCCCGCACCCGTTCGCCAGCATCGATTTCGTCAGCGACGGCATGGGTGCCTGCCTCGGCGCCCATTCAGGCCGCGACGGCGCGATCGTGATCGCCGGCACCGGCTCCATCGGACTGGGCTTCGTCGAAGGGCGCAGCCTGCGCGTCGGCGGTTACGGTTTTCCCATTTCCGATGAAGGCAGCGGCGCCGATCTCGGCCTCAAAGCCGTACAGCTGGCGCTTCGCGCTCATGACGGACGGATCGAGAAAACCGCTCTGCTGATCGAGGTCATGCAGCGCTTCCAGAACGATCCTTTCGAAGCCATAGCCTGGATGGACCGTTCCTCTGCCACGGACTACGCCTCGCTTGCGCCGATGGTCATACGCCATGCCGACCAGGGCGATTCTGCCGGCCGTCGCATCGTCCAAAGTGCTGCCGAGCAGATCGACACGCTGGTCCGCACACTGTTCGATCAAGGCGCCCCGCGCGTTACCCTGCTCGGCGGCCTGTCGAGTCCGCTCGAGGCCTGGCTGGCGCCGGACGTCCGCCGCCGCCTAAAGCCCGCCGACGGCGATGCCGTCTCAGGCGCGATCATCCTCGCCCGCCAAGCTGTCAAAGTCCCCTGA
- a CDS encoding 2-dehydro-3-deoxy-6-phosphogalactonate aldolase, protein MTFEEALKACNLVAILRGIKPEEAESVGEVLVEAGWRIIEVPLNSPDPLKSIEKLVKRFGDQALIGAGTVLTPAQVADVAATGAKVIISPNANVEVIKASRAAGMVSLPGVATPTEAFAAIEAGASGIKAFPAEAIPPYVIKAWKAVLPKDIPVLAVGGVTPENMAVYAQAGTAGFGIGSSLYKPGADIASIGQKAREFMDAMRAL, encoded by the coding sequence ATGACCTTCGAAGAGGCGCTCAAGGCATGCAATCTCGTCGCCATCCTGCGCGGTATCAAGCCGGAGGAGGCTGAAAGCGTCGGCGAGGTGCTGGTCGAGGCCGGCTGGCGGATCATCGAAGTCCCGCTGAACTCCCCCGACCCGCTGAAGAGCATCGAAAAGCTGGTCAAACGTTTCGGAGACCAGGCATTGATCGGGGCCGGCACCGTACTGACCCCGGCCCAGGTCGCCGATGTCGCCGCGACAGGCGCCAAGGTGATCATCTCGCCGAATGCGAATGTCGAAGTGATCAAGGCCAGCCGCGCGGCAGGCATGGTGAGCCTGCCCGGTGTCGCAACCCCGACGGAAGCCTTCGCGGCGATCGAGGCCGGCGCCAGCGGCATCAAGGCGTTTCCGGCGGAAGCGATCCCGCCCTATGTCATCAAGGCGTGGAAGGCGGTACTGCCGAAGGATATCCCGGTACTCGCCGTCGGCGGTGTCACGCCCGAGAACATGGCTGTCTACGCGCAGGCGGGCACAGCCGGTTTCGGCATCGGCTCCTCCCTTTACAAGCCGGGTGCCGACATCGCCTCCATCGGGCAAAAGGCGAGAGAATTCATGGACGCGATGCGCGCCCTCTGA
- a CDS encoding 2-dehydro-3-deoxygalactonokinase produces MPKPTSIILDWGTSSLRAMLVSETGETLDTRDTSSGGIQFVKNGAFEQALMETVGEWFSAHGPLPVLASGMITSRNGWVEVPYVDTPGGIAELAAGTRKLALRNGAVITFLPGMRDPAAKPFPDVMRGEETQIVGYGLDRDRTLVLPGTHSKWARIKDNRIDGFQTYATGEVFSLLTKHSFIAKAIEPQPGTEPDWQSFDRGTEFAASDSAAANAFLSAIFSARTGILDGKLKPEDILDYVSGLVIGSEFRQARAAGWFKNGDTIGIVGNNVLNSRYGRIAPLFGLTVEPAPENAAKRGIMLIAAEAAQ; encoded by the coding sequence ATGCCCAAACCCACCTCGATCATCCTCGATTGGGGAACGAGCTCGCTGCGCGCCATGCTGGTTTCGGAAACAGGCGAAACGCTCGATACCCGCGATACGTCGAGCGGCGGCATCCAGTTCGTCAAGAACGGCGCCTTCGAGCAGGCGTTGATGGAAACGGTGGGCGAATGGTTTTCGGCACATGGCCCCCTGCCCGTCCTGGCAAGCGGCATGATCACCAGCCGCAACGGCTGGGTCGAAGTACCCTATGTGGATACGCCCGGCGGGATTGCCGAGCTTGCCGCCGGCACGCGCAAACTCGCTCTTCGGAACGGCGCCGTCATTACCTTCCTGCCCGGCATGCGCGATCCGGCCGCAAAACCCTTTCCGGATGTGATGCGCGGCGAGGAAACCCAGATCGTCGGTTACGGCCTCGACCGTGACCGCACCCTGGTCCTGCCCGGCACCCACAGCAAATGGGCACGGATCAAGGACAACCGCATCGACGGTTTCCAGACTTATGCGACCGGCGAGGTATTTTCGCTTCTGACCAAACATTCGTTCATCGCCAAGGCTATCGAGCCGCAGCCGGGCACCGAGCCGGACTGGCAGAGCTTCGATCGCGGGACGGAATTTGCAGCGAGCGATTCGGCCGCCGCCAACGCCTTTCTCTCGGCGATATTCAGCGCCCGCACCGGCATTCTCGACGGCAAATTGAAGCCCGAGGATATCCTCGATTACGTCTCCGGCCTCGTCATCGGCTCGGAATTCCGCCAGGCCCGCGCTGCCGGCTGGTTCAAGAACGGCGATACGATCGGTATCGTCGGCAACAACGTGCTCAACAGCCGCTACGGCCGGATCGCACCACTGTTCGGCCTGACGGTCGAACCCGCTCCGGAAAACGCCGCGAAACGCGGCATCATGCTGATCGCGGCCGAAGCCGCGCAATAA
- a CDS encoding MurR/RpiR family transcriptional regulator yields MSVLKKINAQLEDMAPADREIGQFILDNPDQMLRLSSAALAAEAGRSQSSVVKFSQKLGFAGYQELKLAVSEAKAQEWHAPPGMIHGSIEVGDSYLTILQKLIGSKMLSMQQTLAVNNEQEIERALTALNDARRIHMAGVGASSLVARDFSYKLMKLGRNVLHDSDSHVQMANVSTLNSQDVLLALSYSGTSFETLRIAELARQRGATVIAITGLNGNPLMQAADIRLYTVADEERVRSSSITARDAQLMLTDLLFILLVQRQPDANEYVHNSELAVSVLKAK; encoded by the coding sequence ATGTCAGTCTTAAAGAAGATCAACGCGCAGCTCGAGGATATGGCACCGGCAGACCGGGAGATCGGCCAGTTCATCCTCGACAATCCGGACCAGATGCTGCGGCTTTCCTCGGCAGCGCTTGCGGCCGAGGCGGGGCGCAGCCAGTCGAGCGTCGTAAAATTCAGCCAGAAGCTGGGTTTTGCCGGATACCAGGAGCTGAAACTCGCCGTCAGCGAGGCGAAGGCGCAGGAATGGCATGCGCCGCCGGGGATGATCCACGGCTCGATCGAGGTCGGCGACAGTTACCTGACGATCCTGCAAAAACTGATCGGCAGCAAGATGCTGTCCATGCAGCAGACGCTTGCGGTCAACAACGAGCAGGAGATCGAGCGGGCCCTGACGGCTCTCAACGATGCGCGACGCATCCATATGGCCGGCGTCGGGGCATCGTCGCTGGTCGCCCGCGATTTTTCCTACAAGCTGATGAAGCTCGGGCGCAACGTGCTGCATGACAGCGACAGCCATGTGCAGATGGCGAATGTCTCGACGCTCAACAGCCAGGACGTGCTGCTGGCACTTTCCTATTCCGGCACCAGTTTCGAGACACTGAGGATCGCCGAACTGGCGCGCCAGCGCGGCGCGACGGTGATCGCCATTACCGGTCTCAACGGCAATCCGCTGATGCAGGCGGCGGATATCCGACTTTATACGGTCGCGGACGAGGAGCGGGTGCGCTCGTCCTCCATCACGGCGCGCGATGCGCAGCTGATGCTGACGGACTTGCTGTTCATCCTGCTCGTCCAACGCCAGCCGGACGCCAATGAATACGTCCATAACAGCGAACTAGCGGTCTCGGTCCTGAAGGCCAAGTGA
- a CDS encoding 2-dehydro-3-deoxygalactonokinase, giving the protein MYIAIEWTSAGFRALLLDDETVLGEKKSDRGTTKVTAGGFETALREELGEWTDKAEKILFSGMVTSRNGWIESLFAPVPAGPADLLAQAVPHEIEGLPPLIFLPGIAQTKPLPDVMRGEEMALFGLKETDGIFVLPGPHAKWVTMEGGRITAITTYMSGEILNLLKKDSLVSRLIPATYETRPEAFRRGVQTALEQETLPGRILARVFSARSLVLFDRLAPEEIADYLAGMMIGAEISEALGQDKPKKINIVGHAALAERYKTALEIFGADANLVTPDIAAGFRRVASRQGDTSRAIEGAKAASGEM; this is encoded by the coding sequence ATGTATATTGCAATCGAATGGACCTCCGCCGGCTTCCGTGCACTGCTTCTCGACGACGAAACGGTGCTCGGCGAAAAGAAGAGCGACCGCGGCACGACCAAGGTCACAGCCGGCGGTTTCGAAACCGCGCTCCGGGAGGAACTCGGCGAGTGGACCGACAAGGCGGAAAAGATTCTGTTCTCCGGCATGGTCACCAGCCGCAACGGATGGATCGAAAGCCTCTTCGCCCCAGTGCCGGCTGGACCTGCGGATTTATTGGCCCAGGCGGTTCCACATGAGATCGAAGGCCTGCCGCCGCTGATCTTCTTGCCCGGTATCGCCCAGACCAAACCTTTGCCCGACGTGATGCGCGGCGAGGAAATGGCGCTCTTCGGCCTTAAGGAAACCGACGGCATCTTCGTGCTCCCCGGTCCGCATGCCAAATGGGTAACGATGGAAGGCGGGCGTATCACCGCCATCACCACCTACATGTCCGGTGAAATCCTCAATCTGCTCAAAAAGGATTCGCTTGTCTCGCGCCTCATCCCGGCAACCTACGAGACGCGCCCGGAAGCCTTTCGCCGTGGCGTCCAGACAGCGCTTGAACAAGAAACCCTGCCCGGCCGCATCCTCGCCCGCGTCTTTTCAGCGCGCAGCCTGGTCTTGTTCGACCGTCTGGCGCCGGAAGAGATCGCCGACTACCTCGCCGGCATGATGATCGGCGCGGAAATCTCGGAAGCGCTTGGGCAGGACAAACCGAAGAAAATCAACATCGTCGGTCACGCCGCACTCGCCGAACGTTACAAGACGGCGCTCGAAATCTTCGGGGCGGACGCAAATCTCGTCACGCCCGACATTGCCGCCGGTTTCCGCCGGGTCGCCTCTCGACAGGGTGATACGTCACGGGCTATCGAAGGGGCGAAAGCCGCTTCGGGAGAAATGTGA
- the murA gene encoding UDP-N-acetylglucosamine 1-carboxyvinyltransferase translates to MDRLRIVGGHRLQGAVTIAGAKNAALPQIAATLLSPYPVELTNLPQVSDVENMLGVVELHGAAVTRTGHSTIVDAKAIVSKETSYDTVRKMRATVLVLAPLLARFGQARVSLPGGCAIGARPVDMHIKALAALGADIDIENGLIVASAPGGLKGGRIVLPSPSVGATETAMMAATAAKGETEILNAAREPEVADLAACLIAMGARIEGAGTHRILVQGSTTWQAAKHHGIPDRIEAGTYAVAAAITGGMLELTNARLENMASIVQVLEAMGVSIWPSDRGLVVSREGPLKATDITTEPYPGFPTDLQAQFMALAACAEGASLIRETVFESRFMHVPELMRLGANIALQGTTALVRGGAPLKGAQVMATDLRASVSLVLAGLVSSGETTINRVYHLDRGYEQLDRKLGQCGADIERISA, encoded by the coding sequence ATGGACAGATTACGGATCGTCGGCGGTCATCGGCTCCAGGGAGCCGTCACCATTGCCGGGGCGAAAAACGCGGCGCTCCCGCAGATCGCGGCGACGTTGCTCAGCCCCTACCCGGTCGAGCTCACCAACCTGCCACAGGTCAGCGATGTGGAAAACATGCTGGGGGTCGTCGAGCTGCATGGCGCCGCCGTCACCCGCACCGGCCATTCCACCATCGTCGATGCCAAGGCAATCGTCTCGAAAGAAACCTCCTACGACACCGTTCGCAAGATGCGCGCCACCGTGCTCGTCCTCGCACCGCTGCTCGCCCGCTTCGGCCAGGCACGCGTATCTCTGCCGGGCGGCTGCGCCATTGGTGCGCGTCCGGTCGACATGCATATCAAGGCGCTCGCCGCGTTGGGGGCGGACATCGATATCGAGAACGGCCTGATCGTCGCCTCGGCACCGGGCGGATTGAAGGGCGGCCGCATCGTGCTTCCCTCCCCCTCAGTCGGTGCCACGGAGACGGCGATGATGGCCGCCACCGCCGCCAAGGGCGAAACCGAGATCCTCAACGCCGCCCGCGAACCCGAAGTCGCCGATCTCGCCGCCTGCCTGATCGCCATGGGCGCACGCATCGAAGGCGCCGGCACCCACCGCATCCTGGTCCAAGGCTCAACCACCTGGCAGGCGGCGAAACATCACGGCATTCCCGACCGCATCGAAGCAGGAACCTACGCCGTGGCAGCCGCTATCACCGGCGGCATGCTGGAGCTCACCAACGCACGACTGGAAAACATGGCCTCGATCGTGCAGGTGCTGGAAGCGATGGGCGTCAGCATCTGGCCGAGCGATCGCGGCCTCGTCGTTTCGCGCGAAGGTCCGCTCAAGGCGACAGATATCACCACCGAGCCCTATCCGGGTTTCCCGACCGATCTTCAGGCGCAGTTCATGGCGCTTGCAGCCTGTGCCGAAGGTGCATCGCTGATCCGCGAAACCGTCTTCGAAAGCCGCTTCATGCACGTGCCGGAACTGATGCGCCTCGGCGCCAATATCGCGCTCCAGGGAACCACCGCACTGGTGCGTGGCGGCGCGCCGTTGAAGGGGGCGCAGGTGATGGCGACGGATCTGCGCGCCTCCGTCTCGCTGGTACTCGCCGGGCTGGTCTCGTCGGGCGAAACGACCATCAACCGCGTCTACCACCTCGACCGCGGTTATGAACAACTCGACCGCAAGCTTGGCCAATGCGGAGCCGATATCGAGCGGATCAGCGCATGA
- a CDS encoding class I SAM-dependent methyltransferase codes for MAVIRNSAQHQQKVYERWAPVYDRVYRGLLRDGHRTVARLAAEAGRDILEVGVGTGLVLPYYPKHCRIIGIDLSEHMIAKAREKVARAGLAHIQSLHVMDAHNLEFADRSFDAVCLPFVITLIPDPERALDECARVLRSGGEIIVASKLGDGRGLQGAIEEAVAPLVQRVGWSSSFRIARIVEWAKRRGDFEVAEIRRVFPNGFFKVIRLKHRMAA; via the coding sequence TTGGCAGTTATCCGCAACAGCGCCCAACATCAGCAGAAGGTGTATGAACGGTGGGCGCCGGTCTATGACCGGGTCTATCGAGGCTTGCTGCGCGACGGACATCGCACGGTGGCAAGGCTCGCCGCCGAAGCCGGGCGGGACATTCTCGAGGTCGGCGTCGGCACCGGGCTCGTATTGCCCTATTATCCGAAACACTGCCGCATCATCGGCATCGATCTTTCCGAACACATGATCGCCAAGGCGCGTGAGAAGGTCGCGCGCGCCGGGCTCGCCCACATTCAGTCGCTGCATGTCATGGATGCGCACAACCTCGAATTTGCCGATCGTTCGTTCGACGCAGTCTGCCTGCCCTTCGTCATCACGCTGATCCCGGATCCCGAACGTGCCCTTGACGAGTGCGCCCGCGTGCTACGCTCAGGCGGCGAGATCATCGTTGCGAGCAAGCTCGGCGACGGGCGCGGCCTGCAAGGAGCGATCGAGGAAGCCGTCGCGCCACTGGTACAGCGGGTTGGCTGGAGCTCGTCCTTCCGCATCGCCCGGATTGTCGAATGGGCGAAGCGCCGCGGCGATTTCGAAGTGGCGGAGATCCGTCGCGTGTTCCCGAACGGTTTCTTCAAGGTCATCCGCCTGAAGCATCGCATGGCCGCGTGA